The region TGCTGAATACAGACATAATGGAGATTACAAAAAGTAATGGATTGTTCAATGTTGACCTAACCATTCGACCAACATACGTTAATCCAGATTTATGCACTGGATGTCAACTTTGTGAGTGGACATGTCCAAGCGTAATCGATGACAAATACAACTACAATATGGTTGGACAAAAGGCCATATCTATAGCCTTTAGCTTAGCCAACCCCAAGGTAGCCGCAATTGATATGAACCATTGCATTCACTGTAAAAAGTGCGAAAAGGTTTGTGTACCTAAAGCTATTGATTACGAAATGCAACCTAAAAATATAAGTATTGAGACAAAAACTGTAATTATTTCAACCGGTTTTAACCTTTTTAAAGGGGAGAATAAACCACAGTATGGATTTAAAAAATTCCCCAATGTAATTGATGCCATGCAGATGGATAGGTTAATTGCTCCTACTCGACCCTACAATGCCGTTCTACGCCCAAGCGATGGTAAGGTTCCAGATAAAATTGCCTACGTACTGTGTGCAGGCTCTAGGGACTCCAGTCTTGAGAATAACATTGGATGTGGTGCGGAGTGCTCAAACAACCCAATCTGCTCGCAGATTTGCTGCATGTACTCCATAAAGCAAGCCCAACTACTTATGGGCGCTCTGCCAATGGCCGATATCACAATTTACTACATGGACATCAGGGCATTTGGGAAGGGTTATGAGGAATTTTTCCAACAATCAAAAGGAATGGGCGTTAGCTTTATCAAGGGAAAAATTGCAAAAATCACCCAAAAAGATGAGAAAAGTGGCGATTTGATTCTTCGATACGAGGATGTAACTACCGGAACGCTCAAGGAGGCCAAGCACGATTTGGTAGTTCTTTCGGTTGGTGTTTTACCAAACAACGAAATAACAAAAGTTTTTACTGATGAAAAATTAGAACTGGATAACCAGGGATTTATAAAATCGGTTGATGAACTTGTAAGCCCCTCGCTAACCAGTATCGATGGAGTGTTTGTAGCGGGAACGGCTGCTGGTCCAAAGGATATTCCGGACTCAATCCTTTCGGCTGGGTCAGCGGCATCGGAAGCGGCAAGTTACGTGAATAATTTATAGTTACTCGATAAACATTCCGGGCTTGACCCGGAATCCATCTCAACCAACATGGATTCCCGCCTACGCGGGAATGAAAAAAGGAAGTAAAAAAAATAAAGATGAAACAACGAATAGGAGTATATATATGCCATTGCGGAGGGAACATCTCCGACTATGTTGATGTGGAGCAACTTGGCAAACTAATGGCTAACGAGGATGGCGTAATCGTATCGAAAGATGTGATGTTTGCCTGCTCCGATGCTAACCAAAAGCAGATGATACAGGATATTAACGAGAAGCAACTCGATGCTATTGTGGTTGCATCGTGCTCGCCAAAGTTACATACACATACTTTCCGCGGAGTTGCTGAACGTGCAGGTATCAATCCGTACAACTATACACAAGTAAATGTTCGTGAGCAATGTTCCTGGGCACACTCCGATAAACCAATGGATGCCACAATTAAGGCCTACGGCTTAATTCGTGCAGGTATAAACAGAGTAACGCACTCCGAGGCATTGGAAAGCATCGAAATTACTGCACAAAAGGCTGTTGCTGTAATCGGCGCTGGAGTATCGGGATTGCGGGCTGCCATAGATTTGGCCAGAATGGGCAATCAAGTTTACCTAATTGAGAAGGAAGCCGAGGTTGGCGGAAGAGTATTAACCTCCGGAAAACTATTTATGACTGGCGAAAATGGTAAAGAAGTTATAGATAGACTTTACCAACGCCTTAAGCAGATGAATAACATCAACATATTCACAAATGCTAACCTTGATAAAATTTCGGGAAGTTTTGGTAATTTCTTTATCGATGTGAATGTTGGTGGAGAACTGCTCAAACTTAACGTTGGGTCTGTACTAGTAACAACTGGTTTCGATTTTTACCAACCCAAGGAGGGAGAGTATGGGTATAAACTATCTGAAAATGTTATTACACTTCCAGATTTCAACAAACTAGTAGAGAATGGTAACGGAAAACTTATCCACAATGGAAAACCAGTAAAAACTGTCGCATACATCTACTGCGTGGGAAATCGCCAATCGAAAGGCGAAAACAAGTACTGCTCTCGCCATTGCTGTACTGCAGCAATTCACTCATCGTTAAACTTACACGAGAAGTTCGATGGTGTTAAAGCGTTTCATCTTTACAGAGATATCAGAACATACGGAAAACAGGAACTGCTATATCAGGAATCATCAAAAAAAGGAGATATCTACATAAAATTCGAGGAGAAAGAACCGCCAATTGTAGAGATGAAGGGTAACAAACCTTTTATCAAGGTTAAGGATTACTTGACATCGAAAAAAGAACTAACACTCGATGCAGACCTAGTAGTTCTGGTTACTGGAATGGTTGCCCGTAGCGATAGCAACGAAATATCGGGTAAACTAAAAATTCCAATTGGAACCGATAAGTTTTTCAACGAGATTCACCCAAAACTAAAACCTGTAGAAACAGTAATTAAAGGCGTTTACATTGGTGGTGCTTGCCAGGGACCAAAGAATATAAGCGAATCGGTTCAATCGGCACTGTCGGGCGCAGCAAAAATCAACGCAGTTATTCGTAAAGGAAGTATCGAGCTGGAGCCAATTGTTGCCAGAATTAACCCCGAGGCTTGTGCTTGGTGCAATAAATGCAGCGAGGTTTGTGAATTTGATGCCATTAAACCAATTGAAAGTAATGGCAAAATGATAGCCGAGGTTAATATCTCAACCTGTACCGGGTGCGGAATTTGCGCCCCTGTATGCCCTACTAACGCCATTGAAGTTGCACATTTCACCGATAACGAAATTGAATCGATGATTGATGGCTTTGCCTCACCGGCAAACATTGCACCACGTGAACAAACTAATCAAAACACTAGTTCGGCCAAAGCACAAAGTCTTGCAGGATACCCAAAGATTTGGAGAACCATAGCCAGTGCGCTCAACGACAAGCCGCTTTCTATTCCTCAAATTACGGAAAAAATAAACATTAGCATCCAAGAAGTAACATGGAATGTAATGACAATGAATCGCTATGGGTTTATTGAATCAACCGGACTTGATGGTGATGAGGTCTACCATATATACAAACTAAAAAAGTAAACAGCTATGTCGCATATAAATCCCGATTTTGCTAAGGAAATTGAAAAGTTTGGAGCAAAAGATTTTAATCTCTGCTTCAACTGTGGAAACTGCACAGCAATATGCTCGCTATCGAAGAAAGATGAGTCGTTTCCGCGCGAAATGGTTCGCTACAGTGCACTTGGACTGGAGGACGACATTAAATCATCGCTAAAACCTTGGATGTGCTACTACTGCGGCGAGTGTAGCACCGATTGTCCACGACAAGCACATCCCGGCGAGCTAATGATGAGCCTTCGCCGCTGGTTAACCTCAAAGTACGACTGGACTGGACTTTCTGGATTACTGTATAAGAATCTATCGGCCTATATCGTTGGTTTTATTCTGATTATAGTTGGTCTAATTGCATTTGCCAATAACTTGGGTTGGAATCAGGAAAAGATTATGCACTTTGGGCATTTGTTCGAAATGCTTGCCATTGCTGGCGTTTTTGCAGTAATTCTAATGCCAAACATAATTAGAATGTGGTACTACACAATACTGAAACCGGGAACAAAAGCAACTGTAAAGGTTTACTACAAGGCATTCACCGAGCTAATAATTCATATGTTCACTCAAAAGCGCTTTCTGGAATGTGAGCAAACCCGTGAAAGCAGAATAAAGTGGTTCGAGCATTTTATTCTGGTTATAGGATACCTCTCGCTCCTATTCACAACGGTTTTCTTGAACTGGTTTGCATCGAAAAACCTATTCATCATTGTACTGGGCTACGTGGAAAGTGCCGTGATATTTGTGGTTACTTTTCACTTTGTACTAAAACGCATAAAAAAAACTGAGGCGCTACATAAGTTCTCTCAACCCTCGGACTGGTTCTTCGTAATCTGGCTACTCCTTATGGGCATAACCGCTTTTGCAGTAAGACTGTTCATCGATATAAATATTCTTGAGAGCAACTTCTGGCTATTTATGGTACATTTGATGGTGCTGGTGCAATGGGCAATAATTATTGTGCCATTCGGCAAATGGACACATTTTCTGTACCGCTCGTTTGCTATGTACTTTGCTAGAATAACAGAACTGAATAAATCATTATCGAAATAGGAGTAAACACATTCGTGCCAAAATGGACACTGCAAAGGTTAAGTTTTTTTAGTTTGGTATGCAAATTTCAAAATCTATGAATAAATTGCATAAAATTTAAAGTAAGTGAACTATGGAGAATGCACGTAAAAACTATCAGGATAAAGCACACAAAGCGCTTGACGACATTTTTAAGGAAATTAACTCACTAGAAGCCAAAGCAAAAAATGCTAGTAAAGAGTTATCGGACAACATGGAGGAAAAAATTCAACAGCTGAAGGCTGAGGGAGAAAAGCTTAAAGTTAAGTTAAACGAAATGCGCGAAACCAGCGATGATTCCTGGGAGGAAATAAAGGATGGTTTTGAGCAAGCCACCAACTCGCTCCGCGATGCATTCTCGAATGCGTTCAATAAATACAAGGATAAATAGTATTTGAAAAATAACCCCGAGTTTAAACTCGGGGTTATTTGCATTTATGAGTTTTGATTTATCGCCCGAAATATAAAGTTTCTGTTCCATACCATATTCCAACTTTTGCGATGCAAACATTTTTAATCATTTCAACCAAATATTCTACTTGCATCGCGATTAATGCTTCGCATTAAAACCCCGAGTTTAAACTCGGGGCTATACATTTCAAATTCGATATTTCACATTCTAAATTCTACATTCATCATTATAAATTACTCTTCCTCGCTCTCACCTCCACCACCAAGTGCATACCAATTAATCTTTCTCGATAGGTACATCACCGTGGCCAGAATTATAAATAAACCAACGCTACCCATTAGCAAAGCGTAATCTTGGAGTTGAAGAAGTATATAAAGGAATCCGTAAAGCAACACCAGAATACCTGCTAGAATTAAGGTTAGTCTATTATTCTTGAAAATACTGTGAGCGTAACTGGTTATCATCACCAAAATACCAAAACTGGCAATTATATAAGCCAAACCAAAACTCATTTGTTCCGAAAGCGATAGTAACAGTAAGTAGAATAGAACTAGGCCAAAACCAACAAGAACGTACTGAATTGGATGAACCCTCAACTTTCGCATCACCTCAACAAAGAAGAATACAGTGAATGTTAGGGCGATGAATAGAATTGCATACTTCATAGAGCGCTCTGTAATTTGGTAGGTTTCCACTGGCAGTAATAATGCAACTCCAAAAGCCGATTCGTCCAAATCAAGGTCGCTATCAATCCATTTCTGAGGATAGTTCCTGTTCAACTCCAAAACCTTCCACGATGCAGTAAAGTTGCTTTCCGCAATAGTCCTATCGAATGGTAAAAAGGCCCCTTCAAAACTTGGATTGCCCCAAGGCGACTCAATATGCACGTTGGTTTCGCGTCCTACAGGGACAAAACTAACACTCCTAGAACCATTCAGCGCAATATTGAACAAGAAACGGTACTCTCCTACCTCTGCATTTGCCTCCAATGGATTATTAACTGTAACACCCGATTTTACAAGATGGCTAATTTTTACACCAGGTTCACAAGCCATATCCTTATCGTTCCACTTAAAGTTAATAGCCTCCTTAATTCCTCGTAAATCGGAAATTCCAATTGTTAGAAATGCTCCATTCCAATCAATTTGAATACTCTCAGTCGTTTCAATTTTGGGTGATTTAAAAAAACCCTCAACCTTTAGGTTTGAACTGTAAACAGCCACATCAAAAATACCCCGGTTACGGATTTCGGGAGTTAAACTGCCATCAACCTTCAGTTCTTCGGGTAGGAAGTAAGCCAAATGCCCAATTTCAATGGTTTTCTTGGTCTCCTTATCGTACTCAAACGTTTTGTAAGGAACCACCAAAATGGGCCCTGTTAGGCGCTGCTCGTAACCCCACTTGGAGCTAATCTCGTTGGTGGCCTCCTTTTGTCGCGCCCTGCGCTCCATAACCAACTCCTGAATCATAGCCATAGGAATTAGTAGAATCAAGGTTAAAAAGCCAATGGCTGCAACCTTTATCATCACTGCGTTTTTCTCAAAAAATGTTTGTGTTTTCTCTGTCATAGTGGTAAAATTATAAAATTAATATTAAAAGTACTTTGTATTTCAAAGTTTATGAATAAAAAAATTTAACGTCCAGAACTAATCAACTTTTCAAGGACAGCAAGATGCTCCTCAAAAGCTTTACGACCCTCAATAGTTGCTCTATAAGTTGTATTCGGCTTTTTATCGATGAATTGCTTCTTCACCTCAACATACTTCTCCGCTTCAAGAGCCTTCATATGGCTAGCCAAGTTGCCATCGGTAACGTTAAGGGTCTCCTTCATTGTGTTGAAGTCAACCCAATCGTTCACCATCAGCACCGACATAATGCCAAGCCGAATGCGGTTCTCGAAATGCTTATTTAGATTTATCAGTAGCTCTTTCATACTTTATGTACATGGCTAATCCGTAAACAATATGCAAAACCCCAAAACCAACAGCCCAGAAAATAAGGCCGTACCCAACAAAAACCATAGCAATTAGCCCAAGAATTATCTCGCTGATACCCAAGTAACGAATATCGGTTAAGGTGAATTTACTGGCATTAATCAAAGCCAACCCGTAAAAAAGTAAGGTTGAAGGAGCAATAAGATATACAAGGTGATGGTAAAGAAGTATTAGACAGAATACCCCACCTGCAATCAACGGAATAAAAAGGTTGATAAGCATGCGCTTTATTGTAGTATCCCAAATAGGTAAACCTTTCCTGCGAGCATTGCGGGTAGTAAAGAATGTGGCAAAAAATAGAGCCAAAACCAGCACCACAAAAGCGACAATAAAACTAAACACAATAAAATTGGTTAATGCTGAACCCGACATTAACTCCTCGGGTAAAAATACGCCTCCGTTCTGGTAACGACTAAAAAAGAACTCCTTATGGAAAATATAAACTGCCAATGCGCCCAAAAGCGCAACTATACCGGCAAACACCCCCGATAATCCGCTTAACGATATAAACCGTGTAGAGCGTTCCATTATGGAGCGGATTTCCTGTAAGTTTTTTAAATGCTCATTCTGAGAGTCCATAGAAAGACATTTTAAAGTTCTTTGTGGCACAAAGTTAATGCTTGAAAATTTAAATCCAAATGTTTTAACAGAATTTTTCAAATAGGAACTGGTTAAAAAGTGACAAGTGACATAAAATCTAAAAAGTAAGGCCATTCTATCTTTTCAGAAACAAATATCTTTCAACGAAATCTCACGAACAACTATCAACTAAAAACTATCAACTCTATACTCTAGCTCTCCTTCTCGTAGTAAAGTTTGTAGTAATTCATGTTCATATCATCATCAAACCCCTTCTCCACACGTTCCTGCTTACCATGAATGTAAATATGAAAGTACTTATCGAGCTTAATAACGCTTTTCAGGAACTTATTCGACTGCTTAGTGGCATCGGCAGAGATTTTAAACTCATCGGGAATATTGTAGCCCATTTCGGCCTCGTAACTTTTCTTGTACTCGCGGAAGGCTTCTACTACCTCAGGCTCAGCCATTACTTTGGCCTCAAATTCATCCTGAGTAAATGTTTCGTTAGTCTTAAAAAAATCACGCGTTTTGGTTAGTATTTCGGCTTGCTCTAGTTTCTCAAAGTTATTCTCCGGACGAATTACATCCTGAACAAACTCTTTGCAGAGAGTTATGGCTGCTTTGGTTTGGTAGAAATTGTCGTTACGCAAGCTTACCCGAAGAAAATCGTTTACCCAATACTTAGCCTCATCGCGGTTGGTGTTATCAATCACGCTAAGCTTGTAACCAAACTCCTTCTCAGTATTAAAGATTATGCAACCTTTATCCAACTTTTTAGGATTGGCGCCAAACTCGCAAGTAACAGTTAGTTTGCTACCGCCCCTATTTATTTTGATAAACTTCTCCTTGGTTTCCGATTTGAAAATTCCTATGGCGTCGGTCATTTCGCCATCCACAACACAATCCTGTAAACTCACCACATACAATTCACCATCCTTAATGTTAGGATGTGTTGACACGTGCTTTAAATGTCTTGCTATTCCCTTCGATAACTCAACAAAATCCTTTGAACCGTCAAAAAAAGAGGAACAGTATGAGTATAGTTCATTCAACTCAATGTTGTTATCGTGAGCGAATGAGTAAAACCCGTTGCTCTTAAAATTGCTTAGGAAGTAATCGCGTAATAAATTGCCTAGCAACTCATTCGAAACATCAAGTATTTCATTGGATAACGTTAGATCGTCGCTATCGGACATTCCAACATAGTGAACAATGGTTTGATCTAGTTGAGCGTTAGAGAAATCGAGCATACCTATAAATTTTCCTCAAAAGTATAAAAATAGTTGATAGTTTTTTACGGCAAATAAACTATTTGGCAGTTAGACTATTAGTTAACACTAGCAATCAGCATTTATATAACTCACTATTAACCTGAACATTGACTCTAAAATACAGGTTTAACTTTCAAACCTTCCTCATCAAAACTTTTAACTCAAGATAGAATCACTTAAAATTAATAAAGCAACTACCACTTTATCAAAATTTTAAACTCTAAAGTTGATAAATAACAGTCCCAACGCATTCACGGTTTCCGCCTAGAACAAATTAAATCTTTATTTTTGTTTGT is a window of Tenuifilaceae bacterium CYCD DNA encoding:
- a CDS encoding hypothetical protein (frameshifted, insertion/deletion at around 3525683;~possible pseudo due to internal stop codon), whose product is MKQRIGVYICHCGGNISDYVDVEQLGKLMANEDGVIVSKDVMFACSDANQKQMIQDINEKQLDAIVVASCSPKLHTHTFRGVAERAGINPYNYTQVNVREQCSWAHSDKPMDATIKAYGLIRAGINRVTHSEALESIEITAQKAVAVIGAGVSGLRAAIDLARMGNQVYLIEKEAEVGGRVLTSGKLFMTGENGKEVIDRLYQRLKQMNNINIFTNANLDKISGSFGNFFIDVNVGGELLKLNVGSVLVTTGFDFYQPKEGEYGYKLSENVITLPDFNKLVENGNGKLIHNGKPVKTVAYIYCVGNRQSKGENKYCSRHCCTAAIHSSLNLHEKFDGVKAFHLYRDIRTYGKQELLYQESSKKGDIYIKFEEKEPPIVEMKGNKPFIKVKDYLTSKKELTLDADLVVLVTGMVARSDSNEISGKLKIPIGTDKFFNEIHPKLKPVETVIKGVYIGGACQGPKNISESVQSALSGAAKINAVIRKGSIELEPIVARINPEACAWCNKCSEVCEFDAIKPIESNGKMIAEVNISTCTGCGICAPVCPTNAIEVAHFTDNEIESMIDGFASPANIAPREQTNQNTSSAKAQSLAGYPKIWRTIASALNDKPLSIPQITEKINISIQEVTWNVMTMNRYGFIESTGLDGDEVYHIYKLKK
- a CDS encoding cell envelope integrity protein CreD; this translates as MTEKTQTFFEKNAVMIKVAAIGFLTLILLIPMAMIQELVMERRARQKEATNEISSKWGYEQRLTGPILVVPYKTFEYDKETKKTIEIGHLAYFLPEELKVDGSLTPEIRNRGIFDVAVYSSNLKVEGFFKSPKIETTESIQIDWNGAFLTIGISDLRGIKEAINFKWNDKDMACEPGVKISHLVKSGVTVNNPLEANAEVGEYRFLFNIALNGSRSVSFVPVGRETNVHIESPWGNPSFEGAFLPFDRTIAESNFTASWKVLELNRNYPQKWIDSDLDLDESAFGVALLLPVETYQITERSMKYAILFIALTFTVFFFVEVMRKLRVHPIQYVLVGFGLVLFYLLLLSLSEQMSFGLAYIIASFGILVMITSYAHSIFKNNRLTLILAGILVLLYGFLYILLQLQDYALLMGSVGLFIILATVMYLSRKINWYALGGGGESEEE
- a CDS encoding transcriptional regulator; protein product: MKELLINLNKHFENRIRLGIMSVLMVNDWVDFNTMKETLNVTDGNLASHMKALEAEKYVEVKKQFIDKKPNTTYRATIEGRKAFEEHLAVLEKLISSGR